A DNA window from Setaria viridis chromosome 2, Setaria_viridis_v4.0, whole genome shotgun sequence contains the following coding sequences:
- the LOC117842166 gene encoding uncharacterized protein, producing the protein MASSGMKDFYRQKKKGGVTKASSSSKKKTQQYTGGASVGAPDTAQTSALVSHGSWDLKDDFGDQEEQLRQFDMDTKFGPCIGVSRLQRWERASAMGLQPPAHLRDLLLRIPSTKNRSDSTPSVECLWEGKV; encoded by the exons ATGGCATCTAGTGGCATGAAAGATTTTTACCggcagaaaaagaaaggaggtgTGACAAAGGCGTCATCATCTTCCAAGAAGAAAACACAGCAGTACACTGGAGGGGCCTCTGTCGGGGCCCCGGACACTGCTCAGACATCAGCACTAGTTTCTCATGGTTCCTGGGATCTCAAAG ATGATTTTGGTGACCAAGAGGAGCAGCTGCGACAATTTGACATGGACACGAAGTTTGGCCCATGTATTGGTGTTTCTAGGCTTCAGCGCTGGGAGCGTGCTTCTGCCATGGGCCTCCAGCCACCAGCCCATCTCCGGGATCTCTTACTGCGTATTCCATCAACAAAGAATCGCAGTGACAGCACTCCCTCTGTCGAGTGCCTCTGGGAGGGTAAAGTCTAG